Proteins encoded in a region of the Leptotrichia sp. oral taxon 215 str. W9775 genome:
- a CDS encoding SPFH domain-containing protein produces MFLLLPFGIIVIVAALIIIFKAIKIVPESRVYIIEKLGKYDQSLSSGLNFINPFFDRVARVVSLKEQVVDFPPQPVITKDNATMQIDTIIYFQITDPKLYTYGIERPISAIENLTATTLRNIIGDMTVDQTLTSRDVINTNMRVELDEATDPWGIKVNRVELKSIIPPADIRSAMEKEMKAEREKRANILEAQAKRESAILVAEGEKQAAILRAEAKKEQAIKEAEGEAEAILSIQKAKAEALRLLNEAKPTPEVLSLKGMEAFEKAADGNATKIIVPANFQNLASTITAFAELNEKTEN; encoded by the coding sequence ATGTTTCTTTTATTACCATTTGGAATAATAGTAATAGTAGCTGCGTTAATAATAATATTTAAGGCTATTAAAATTGTTCCTGAATCAAGAGTTTACATTATTGAAAAATTAGGAAAATATGACCAGTCGCTGTCATCAGGTCTGAATTTTATAAATCCGTTTTTTGACAGAGTTGCAAGGGTTGTTTCATTGAAGGAACAGGTTGTGGATTTTCCACCTCAGCCTGTAATTACAAAGGATAACGCCACTATGCAAATTGATACAATAATATATTTTCAGATAACTGATCCAAAGTTATATACTTATGGAATTGAAAGACCTATATCAGCTATTGAAAATCTTACTGCAACAACATTGAGAAATATAATCGGGGATATGACTGTTGACCAGACATTGACTTCGAGAGATGTAATAAATACAAATATGAGAGTTGAGCTTGATGAAGCTACAGATCCATGGGGAATTAAAGTAAACAGGGTTGAGTTAAAGAGTATAATTCCACCGGCTGACATAAGATCTGCCATGGAAAAGGAAATGAAGGCGGAAAGGGAAAAAAGAGCGAATATCCTTGAAGCACAGGCTAAAAGAGAATCTGCAATATTAGTGGCTGAAGGGGAAAAACAGGCGGCAATATTGAGAGCGGAAGCTAAAAAGGAACAGGCTATAAAGGAAGCTGAAGGGGAAGCGGAAGCTATTCTTTCAATTCAGAAGGCAAAAGCAGAGGCATTGAGACTTCTGAATGAAGCAAAACCTACGCCTGAAGTACTTTCATTAAAAGGAATGGAAGCATTTGAAAAAGCGGCTGACGGAAATGCCACAAAAATCATCGTTCCTGCAAATTTCCAAAATCTTGCAAGCACAATAACTGCATTTGCAGAATTAAATGAAAAAACTGAAAACTAA
- the tpiA gene encoding triose-phosphate isomerase: protein MRKVIVAGNWKMNKTAKEAAEFFAEFKPLVADVKNAGIVIGVPFTALETATRETAGSNIKIAAENMNANDSGAYTGEVSPLMLKDLGVEYVILGHSERREYYGETDAIVNEKVKAALKHGLKPILCVGEKLEERENGTTEKVVEEQVVGGLKDVSAEEMTNVVIAYEPVWAIGTGKTATPEQAQEVHAFIRGLLGKLYSAEVAENVTVQYGGSMNDANAAELIAQKDIDGGLVGGASLIPEKFTVIVKAGDSAVK, encoded by the coding sequence ATGAGAAAAGTAATCGTAGCGGGAAACTGGAAAATGAACAAAACTGCAAAAGAGGCAGCAGAATTTTTTGCAGAATTTAAACCTTTAGTTGCAGATGTTAAAAATGCAGGGATTGTTATAGGGGTACCGTTTACAGCTTTAGAGACAGCAACAAGAGAAACAGCAGGATCAAATATTAAAATAGCTGCTGAAAATATGAATGCAAATGACAGTGGGGCTTATACAGGAGAAGTTTCTCCATTAATGTTAAAGGATTTAGGTGTTGAATATGTTATTTTAGGACACTCAGAAAGAAGAGAGTACTATGGAGAAACTGATGCCATAGTTAATGAAAAAGTAAAAGCGGCACTTAAACATGGATTAAAACCAATTTTATGTGTTGGAGAAAAATTGGAAGAAAGAGAAAATGGAACTACTGAAAAAGTAGTTGAAGAACAAGTAGTAGGTGGATTGAAAGATGTATCTGCTGAAGAAATGACAAATGTAGTAATAGCTTATGAACCTGTATGGGCAATAGGAACAGGTAAAACTGCAACTCCGGAACAGGCTCAGGAAGTTCATGCATTTATAAGAGGATTACTTGGAAAACTTTACAGTGCTGAAGTGGCTGAAAATGTAACAGTTCAGTATGGTGGATCAATGAATGATGCCAATGCGGCTGAGCTTATCGCTCAAAAAGATATAGATGGTGGATTAGTTGGAGGAGCAAGCTTAATTCCTGAAAAATTCACTGTAATAGTAAAAGCGGGAGATTCTGCAGTTAAGTAG
- a CDS encoding preprotein translocase subunit SecG yields the protein MLENLLVIILVVLAIIMIAVILLQPDRSQGLAKNANIVDEEKEGIEKFTEWIATAFLVVAVLFQIIR from the coding sequence ATGTTAGAAAATTTACTGGTAATAATTTTAGTAGTTTTAGCTATAATCATGATAGCTGTTATCCTGTTACAGCCTGACAGAAGTCAGGGACTTGCTAAAAATGCCAATATAGTAGACGAGGAAAAAGAAGGAATCGAAAAGTTTACTGAATGGATAGCAACAGCATTTCTAGTTGTAGCAGTATTGTTTCAGATAATAAGATAA